A part of Micromonospora chersina genomic DNA contains:
- a CDS encoding TIGR00730 family Rossman fold protein, which yields MSQSDGRPAGHGPSGERHRGAVTLRNRAIPTSTADQRLLDSRGRGDWKTKDAWRALRILSEFVEGFDTLADLPPAVSVFGSARSKPESFECRLAEELGGALARAGYAVITGGGPGVMEAANRGAGQAGGLSVGLGIELPFEQGLNDWVDLAIDFRYFFARKTMFVKYAQAFVVLPGGFGTMDELFEALTLVQTGKVTRFPVVLMGVDYWRGLLDWLRDSMAAEGKIGPTDLDLICLTDDVNEAVRHIVEAEAVLSAEQEAVREEAVARVAADQQAAAEAAPEGPAEQG from the coding sequence ATGAGCCAGAGCGACGGACGGCCGGCCGGCCACGGGCCGAGCGGGGAACGGCACCGGGGCGCCGTCACGCTGCGCAACCGGGCCATCCCCACCAGCACCGCCGACCAGCGGCTGCTCGACTCCCGGGGCCGCGGCGACTGGAAGACCAAGGACGCCTGGCGGGCGCTGCGCATCCTGTCCGAGTTCGTCGAGGGCTTCGACACCCTCGCCGACCTGCCGCCCGCGGTCAGCGTCTTCGGCTCGGCGCGGAGCAAGCCGGAGAGCTTCGAGTGCCGGCTGGCCGAGGAGCTGGGCGGCGCGCTGGCCCGGGCCGGCTACGCGGTGATCACCGGTGGCGGGCCGGGCGTCATGGAGGCGGCCAACCGGGGCGCCGGCCAGGCGGGCGGGCTCTCCGTGGGGTTGGGCATCGAGTTGCCGTTCGAGCAGGGCCTCAACGACTGGGTCGACCTGGCCATCGACTTCCGCTACTTCTTCGCGCGCAAGACGATGTTCGTCAAGTACGCCCAGGCCTTCGTGGTGCTGCCCGGCGGCTTCGGCACCATGGACGAGCTGTTCGAGGCGCTCACCCTGGTGCAGACCGGCAAGGTGACCCGCTTCCCCGTGGTGCTGATGGGCGTCGACTACTGGCGGGGCCTGCTCGACTGGCTGCGGGACAGCATGGCCGCCGAGGGCAAGATCGGGCCTACCGACCTGGACCTGATCTGCCTCACCGACGACGTCAACGAGGCGGTCCGGCACATCGTGGAGGCCGAGGCGGTGCTCTCCGCCGAGCAGGAGGCGGTCCGCGAGGAGGCGGTCGCCCGGGTGGCCGCCGACCAGCAGGCCGCCGCCGAGGCCGCCC
- the dapD gene encoding 2,3,4,5-tetrahydropyridine-2,6-dicarboxylate N-succinyltransferase produces the protein MTTAQSAWGIGLATITAEDQVLDTWYPTGKLGLGELPLVPGEDQADVLDLPPGAIGERALPGLRTVQVVTVIGSLDDPIKDAADAYLRLHLLSHRLVRPNEVNLDGIFGKLANVAWTSAGPCPPERVDELRVIERAAGRHLSVHGVDKFPRMTDYVVPAGVRIADADRVRLGAHLASGTTVMHEGFVNFNAGTLGTSMVEGRIVQGVVVGDGSDIGGGASIMGTLSGGGTEKVRIGERSLVGANAGVGITLGDDCVVEAGCYITAASKISLPDGRVVKARELSGVDGLLFWRNSVTGALEAKPRTGRGIELNAALHAND, from the coding sequence GTGACGACCGCACAGTCTGCCTGGGGCATCGGCCTGGCCACGATCACCGCTGAAGACCAGGTGCTGGACACCTGGTACCCGACCGGCAAGCTGGGGCTCGGCGAGCTGCCGCTGGTCCCCGGCGAGGACCAGGCCGACGTGCTCGACCTGCCGCCCGGCGCGATCGGCGAGCGGGCGCTGCCCGGCCTGCGTACCGTCCAGGTGGTCACCGTGATCGGCTCGCTGGACGACCCGATCAAGGACGCCGCCGACGCGTACCTCCGGTTGCACCTGCTCTCCCACCGCCTGGTGCGGCCCAACGAGGTGAACCTCGACGGCATCTTCGGCAAGCTGGCCAACGTGGCCTGGACGTCGGCCGGGCCGTGCCCCCCGGAGCGGGTCGACGAGCTGCGGGTCATCGAGCGGGCCGCCGGCCGCCACCTGAGCGTCCACGGGGTCGACAAGTTCCCCCGGATGACCGACTACGTGGTGCCCGCCGGCGTGCGGATCGCCGACGCCGACCGGGTCCGCCTCGGCGCGCACCTGGCCTCCGGCACCACCGTGATGCACGAGGGCTTCGTCAACTTCAACGCGGGCACGCTGGGCACCTCGATGGTCGAGGGCCGGATCGTGCAGGGCGTGGTGGTCGGCGACGGCTCCGACATCGGCGGCGGCGCGTCGATCATGGGGACCCTCTCCGGCGGCGGCACCGAGAAGGTGCGCATCGGCGAGCGGAGCCTGGTGGGCGCGAACGCCGGGGTGGGCATCACCCTGGGCGACGACTGCGTGGTGGAGGCGGGCTGCTACATCACCGCCGCCTCCAAGATCAGCCTGCCGGACGGCCGGGTGGTCAAGGCCCGGGAGCTGTCCGGGGTGGACGGCCTGCTGTTCTGGCGCAACTCGGTGACCGGCGCGCTGGAGGCGAAGCCGCGCACCGGCCGGGGCATCGAGCTGAACGCGGCGCTGCACGCCAACGACTGA
- the dapE gene encoding succinyl-diaminopimelate desuccinylase has product MQNPLTPEVLADPVALTRALVDIESVSLNEKAIADCVEEVLRGVPHLTTYRHSNTVMARTDLGRAQRVVLAGHLDTVPLNDNFPSTMRGDLMYGCGTSDMKSGVAFALHLAVTLPDPRYDVTYFFYEAEEIESRYNGLTLVSQAHPEWLEADFAVLLEPTYGIVEAGCQGTMRAIVTTHGERAHAARSWHGVNAIHGAGEVLRRLTSYEARRVTIEGCDYREGLNAVRITGGVAGNVIPDRCEIEINYRYAPDRDPAAAEAHLREVFAGFELAVTDAAAGAAPGLDNPPAQEFLAAVGAAPIGKLGWTDVARFAAMGIPALNFGPGDPNLAHHKDEHVELTKIRDGAATLHRWLASS; this is encoded by the coding sequence ATGCAGAACCCGTTGACCCCCGAGGTCTTGGCCGATCCGGTGGCGCTGACCCGCGCGCTGGTCGACATCGAGTCCGTCTCCCTCAACGAGAAGGCGATCGCCGACTGCGTCGAGGAGGTGCTGCGCGGCGTGCCGCACCTCACCACCTACCGGCACTCCAACACGGTCATGGCGCGTACCGACCTGGGCCGGGCGCAGCGGGTGGTGCTCGCCGGCCACCTGGACACCGTCCCGCTGAACGACAACTTCCCGTCGACCATGCGCGGCGACCTGATGTACGGCTGCGGCACCTCCGACATGAAGTCCGGCGTGGCCTTCGCGCTGCACCTGGCGGTGACCCTGCCCGACCCGCGCTACGACGTCACCTACTTCTTCTACGAGGCCGAGGAGATCGAGTCGAGGTACAACGGCCTCACTCTGGTCTCCCAGGCGCACCCGGAGTGGCTGGAGGCCGACTTCGCGGTGCTGCTGGAGCCGACGTACGGGATCGTCGAGGCGGGCTGCCAGGGCACCATGCGGGCGATCGTCACCACGCACGGCGAGCGGGCCCACGCGGCCCGGTCCTGGCACGGGGTGAACGCCATCCACGGCGCGGGCGAGGTGCTGCGCCGCCTGACCTCGTACGAGGCGCGGCGGGTGACCATCGAGGGCTGCGACTACCGCGAGGGCCTGAACGCGGTGCGGATCACCGGCGGGGTGGCGGGCAACGTCATCCCGGACCGCTGCGAGATCGAGATCAACTACCGGTACGCCCCGGACCGTGACCCGGCCGCGGCCGAGGCGCACCTGCGGGAGGTCTTCGCCGGCTTCGAACTCGCGGTCACCGACGCGGCGGCCGGCGCGGCCCCGGGCCTGGACAACCCGCCGGCGCAGGAGTTCCTGGCCGCGGTCGGCGCGGCCCCGATCGGCAAGCTGGGTTGGACGGACGTGGCCCGGTTCGCGGCCATGGGCATCCCCGCGCTGAACTTCGGTCCGGGCGACCCCAACCTGGCCCACCACAAGGACGAGCACGTCGAGCTGACCAAGATCCGCGACGGTGCGGCCACCCTGCACCGCTGGCTCGCCTCGTCCTGA